A genomic segment from bacterium encodes:
- a CDS encoding DinB family protein has protein sequence MSVSRDALRSHLITMHGAVRRLVEDITEEESIHQVPGYNNHIKWLTGHILTTTVLSGKLLGGHISLPEGWHELFRRGAALNPDPSAFPTIEAIRERLFDYQRMVVEFLDLLDEGELANEIEIAPGWQDTRLGAVLFLKAHDFYHAGQIAVIRRTLGRERSFG, from the coding sequence ATGTCCGTCTCACGCGACGCACTCCGCTCTCACCTGATCACCATGCATGGCGCGGTTCGCCGGCTGGTAGAAGATATCACCGAGGAAGAATCGATTCATCAGGTCCCCGGCTATAACAACCATATCAAGTGGTTGACCGGGCATATTCTGACCACGACTGTCCTTTCGGGCAAACTGCTGGGCGGGCATATTTCGTTGCCCGAAGGGTGGCATGAGCTGTTCCGTCGTGGGGCGGCCCTGAATCCTGATCCGAGCGCCTTTCCGACGATCGAAGCGATCCGTGAGCGGCTGTTCGATTATCAGCGAATGGTAGTGGAGTTCCTTGATCTTCTTGATGAAGGGGAGCTTGCCAACGAGATCGAGATCGCACCCGGATGGCAGGATACACGCCTCGGAGCGGTGCTGTTTTTGAAAGCGCACGATTTCTACCATGCGGGGCAGATCGCGGTGATCCGACGGACATTGGGTAGAGAGCGGAGTTTTGGGTGA
- a CDS encoding inositol monophosphatase, with the protein MSDKLSRVGQREAERLVAFARELAIKAGGILKTGFHQRISIEFKGRINPVTNVDLQSERLITRTIAKKFPTHTILTEEGANSTGSAGVRWVIDPLDGTVNFAHGFPVYCVSIGIEIDGRLAGGAVFDPERNELFWAVSGGGAFLNKKRIRVTSESRLERCLMATGFAYDIGTAKRNNLGLFARVAKKVQGVRRPGSAAIDLCWLASGRLDGFWELKLAPWDTAAAKVVVDEAGGKTSRVDGSSHSIFSEDLLATNGRIHRSMIGLLSGGK; encoded by the coding sequence GTGTCAGATAAGTTAAGTCGAGTCGGGCAGCGCGAGGCAGAGAGGCTGGTCGCTTTTGCGCGCGAGCTGGCGATCAAAGCTGGTGGCATACTTAAGACCGGTTTTCATCAGCGTATCAGTATCGAATTCAAAGGGCGAATCAACCCGGTCACGAATGTCGATCTGCAGTCGGAGCGACTGATCACGCGAACGATCGCCAAGAAGTTTCCGACTCATACCATCTTGACCGAAGAAGGGGCAAACAGCACCGGGAGCGCCGGAGTTCGCTGGGTGATCGACCCGTTGGATGGCACGGTCAATTTTGCGCATGGCTTTCCGGTCTATTGCGTATCGATCGGTATTGAGATCGACGGTCGCTTGGCAGGAGGGGCGGTCTTTGATCCGGAGCGAAATGAGCTGTTCTGGGCGGTGAGCGGCGGCGGGGCGTTTCTGAACAAAAAGCGGATACGAGTAACCAGCGAATCGCGACTGGAGCGATGTCTGATGGCGACTGGTTTTGCCTACGATATTGGGACGGCCAAGCGGAATAACCTTGGTCTGTTCGCCAGAGTGGCCAAAAAGGTGCAGGGGGTGCGGAGGCCCGGGTCGGCAGCGATCGATCTCTGCTGGCTGGCATCGGGAAGGCTCGACGGATTTTGGGAGCTGAAACTTGCGCCCTGGGACACTGCCGCCGCGAAAGTGGTGGTTGATGAGGCGGGCGGAAAAACGAGTCGCGTTGATGGATCCTCGCACTCGATCTTCTCGGAAGACTTATTGGCAACTAACGGCCGTATCCATCGTTCCATGATCGGTCTGCTCAGCGGCGGCAAATAG
- the glmS gene encoding glutamine--fructose-6-phosphate transaminase (isomerizing) yields the protein MCGIVGYVGSKQCLPILLSGLKRLEYRGYDSAGIALMTESGLMVSKAVGKIKMLEEAVTHAELQHINCTRGIAHTRWATHGEPNELNAHPHIDNFGEFALVHNGIIENYRTLKEYLIRKGVVVKTETDTEILVHMIRQNYHGDFTAAVRDALARVEGTYGIAVISSLHPDTIVAARNGSPLVLGHGDGENFVASDVSAMLEHTNRVVYLQDGEIATVTPNSYSITTIQNVHITPTIEEISWSLDMIEKEGYDHFMLKEIYEQPVTLRNAMRGRINFEEGISRLNGLNLQYDELRRIKRVVITACGTSWHSALIGEYLIEEMARIPVEVEYASEFRYRSPIIDEHTMLLAVSQSGETADTLAALREGKKHGATALGIVNVVGSTIARESDGGVYIHAGPEIGVASTKAFTSQCMVLTLIANLLGRMRSMSVASGQELMTNLQEIPDQIDRILKNAQAVHDIAQTYYRSDNFLYLGRGINFPVALEGALKLKEISYIHAEGYPAAEMKHGPIALIDENMPVVVIALKDPVYDKVMSNIAEIKARRGRVIAVATEGDREIADKVDHVLFVPQTHHMLTPLLSVIPLQLLAYHMAVLRGCPVDQPRNLAKSVTVE from the coding sequence ATGTGCGGTATTGTAGGGTATGTTGGCAGCAAGCAGTGTCTTCCGATTTTGCTGTCCGGGCTCAAACGCCTGGAATATAGAGGGTACGATTCAGCCGGTATTGCCCTGATGACCGAGTCCGGGCTGATGGTCTCCAAAGCGGTCGGAAAGATCAAAATGCTCGAAGAAGCGGTGACCCATGCCGAACTTCAGCATATCAATTGTACCCGCGGCATTGCGCACACTCGATGGGCGACCCATGGCGAGCCGAACGAGCTTAACGCGCACCCCCATATCGATAATTTTGGCGAGTTTGCCCTGGTGCATAACGGCATTATCGAAAACTATCGCACCCTGAAAGAGTACCTCATTCGAAAAGGGGTAGTCGTCAAAACTGAGACGGATACTGAGATCCTGGTCCATATGATCCGGCAGAACTACCATGGTGATTTCACCGCGGCGGTTCGCGACGCTCTGGCGCGAGTCGAAGGAACGTACGGCATTGCCGTCATATCCTCGCTTCACCCGGATACGATCGTGGCGGCGCGAAACGGTTCACCACTGGTGTTGGGACATGGCGATGGCGAGAATTTCGTCGCCTCCGATGTTTCTGCCATGCTCGAACATACCAATCGCGTGGTTTACCTGCAGGATGGCGAGATCGCGACAGTGACGCCAAACAGCTACTCGATCACGACCATTCAGAATGTCCATATAACCCCGACTATCGAAGAGATCAGTTGGTCGCTCGACATGATCGAAAAAGAGGGGTACGATCATTTCATGCTCAAGGAGATCTATGAGCAGCCGGTCACCCTCCGGAATGCGATGCGCGGGCGCATCAATTTCGAGGAAGGAATCTCCCGGCTCAATGGTCTCAACCTGCAGTACGATGAACTTCGCCGGATCAAGCGCGTGGTGATCACCGCCTGCGGAACAAGCTGGCATTCTGCTTTGATCGGTGAGTACCTGATCGAGGAGATGGCGCGCATTCCTGTTGAAGTCGAGTACGCCTCGGAATTCCGTTACCGTTCGCCGATCATCGACGAACATACGATGTTGCTGGCAGTTAGTCAGTCGGGCGAGACGGCTGATACGCTCGCGGCGTTGCGCGAAGGGAAAAAGCATGGCGCGACTGCCCTGGGGATCGTGAATGTGGTCGGTTCAACGATCGCTCGCGAATCAGATGGCGGTGTTTATATTCACGCCGGGCCGGAGATCGGTGTTGCCTCGACCAAGGCGTTTACCTCGCAGTGTATGGTGCTTACCCTGATCGCCAATCTCTTGGGACGGATGCGTTCCATGTCGGTGGCGTCCGGTCAGGAACTGATGACCAACCTGCAGGAGATCCCGGATCAGATCGATCGGATCCTCAAGAATGCGCAGGCGGTGCATGATATCGCTCAGACCTATTATCGCAGCGACAATTTCCTCTATCTCGGCCGCGGAATCAACTTCCCAGTCGCTCTCGAAGGCGCGCTCAAGCTCAAGGAGATCTCATACATCCACGCCGAAGGCTACCCCGCCGCCGAAATGAAACATGGGCCGATCGCGCTGATCGATGAGAATATGCCGGTGGTCGTTATCGCTCTTAAAGACCCGGTTTATGACAAGGTGATGTCGAATATCGCCGAGATCAAAGCGCGCCGCGGTCGTGTGATCGCCGTGGCAACTGAAGGTGATCGAGAGATCGCCGACAAGGTTGATCATGTCCTTTTCGTACCGCAGACGCACCATATGCTGACACCGCTGTTGTCGGTCATTCCGTTGCAGTTATTGGCGTATCATATGGCGGTACTGCGTGGCTGCCCGGTCGACCAACCGCGCAACCTGGCGAAGTCTGTTACAGTCGAATAG
- a CDS encoding alpha/beta hydrolase, protein MSIHRKTLAWVVCPVLAVVILYLAFSYLTDQMVTDAERSAPPIGKLQMVDGGQMHYLRQGSGDPVVLIHGLGGLLQDFTTPMSDSLSGTCEFIALDRPGYGYSEYATDSPLTIALQTRMIHALLDSLGITRPLIVGHSLGGAISLNYALTYPEDCCGLILLAPVAYPVTRMSEIFGDAITSPLVGELTFTSVATPVSRMLASETVKRAFAPCEVPASYLEPRVGMTTRPSHLRAASEDLAHLNDALESMSIDYGKIRLPVTVIVGDSDQVLVPEEQSVRLAAQIADAEIIFLTGCGHQVQHAYPGTVAEAIRRQLGLSR, encoded by the coding sequence TTGTCCATTCATAGGAAGACTCTTGCCTGGGTTGTCTGCCCGGTATTAGCAGTCGTCATTCTTTATCTGGCGTTCAGCTATCTGACCGATCAGATGGTGACAGATGCCGAACGAAGTGCACCCCCCATAGGAAAATTGCAGATGGTTGACGGGGGACAGATGCACTATCTCCGACAGGGGAGCGGAGACCCGGTCGTGTTGATTCATGGTCTGGGCGGATTGCTCCAGGATTTCACCACGCCTATGTCCGACTCTCTCTCCGGAACTTGCGAGTTTATTGCGCTCGACCGTCCGGGATATGGATACAGCGAGTACGCTACCGACAGTCCGCTCACGATCGCGCTGCAAACTCGCATGATCCATGCATTGCTGGACAGTCTCGGCATAACGCGGCCGCTCATCGTTGGACATTCGTTAGGTGGCGCTATTTCTCTCAATTATGCGTTGACCTATCCGGAAGATTGCTGTGGGCTGATTCTGCTCGCGCCGGTGGCTTATCCGGTTACCCGCATGTCCGAGATCTTCGGCGACGCAATCACCTCCCCTTTGGTCGGTGAACTTACATTTACCAGCGTTGCCACGCCGGTTTCACGAATGCTGGCCTCGGAAACGGTGAAGCGAGCCTTTGCTCCCTGCGAGGTTCCGGCCAGTTATCTGGAGCCGCGCGTCGGTATGACCACCCGGCCAAGTCACCTGCGAGCCGCTTCGGAAGATCTGGCCCACCTCAATGATGCCCTGGAAAGTATGTCGATTGACTATGGAAAGATCAGGCTTCCGGTGACGGTAATTGTCGGTGACTCCGACCAAGTCCTCGTGCCGGAGGAGCAGTCAGTCCGACTGGCCGCTCAAATAGCCGATGCTGAGATAATCTTTCTGACGGGTTGCGGACATCAGGTCCAGCACGCATACCCGGGCACGGTGGCCGAGGCAATACGGCGCCAACTCGGCTTAAGCAGGTAG
- a CDS encoding c-type cytochrome, producing the protein MNYPFWDVGIGYGWLMAIISVLHVFVSHFAIGGGLYLVLTERLARKANDTARLLYLEKLSKFFVLVTLVFGALSGVGIWFIIGLLNPAATELLIHNFVWGWAIEWTFFVIEIASAILYYYGWKTMSAKNHMILGWIYFVAAWLSLVVINGILAFMLTPGDWLTTGEMWDGFFNATYWPSLFFRTGVCILLAGLYTLLVASRLTNDASKQKLIRYNATWGVVGLAVMAPTFYWYWKAIPADLIATAMQTMATPIRAIETSYWLAGILAAILIVFGIFLTRFYHLAVAILAMLIGLFGFGEFEWFRESIRKPWVVSGYVYAHGLEVAHASDYQADGLLPHMAYRTGNDGLDLFNRACRTCHTIDGYKPMAPIFNGTDPAFIASVVRGTDLLKGNMPSWMGTTEESEKLGLYIHSQIDQRPMSEQYRLADVALGRRVFDSRCGICHQFGGPSDKTVSLTGLSVDDYNNLLDMAADLGEGMPPFTADSTDRAALIQFFQTIGKGETNATPGL; encoded by the coding sequence ATGAACTACCCGTTTTGGGACGTCGGCATTGGCTATGGCTGGCTGATGGCTATCATCTCAGTTTTGCATGTCTTCGTCTCACACTTTGCCATCGGCGGCGGTCTGTATCTGGTGCTCACGGAACGACTGGCGCGCAAAGCCAACGACACCGCTCGCCTGCTTTATCTTGAGAAGCTCAGCAAATTCTTTGTGTTAGTGACTCTGGTGTTCGGTGCGCTGTCCGGAGTCGGCATTTGGTTCATTATCGGCCTGCTCAACCCCGCGGCGACCGAGTTGTTGATACACAATTTCGTCTGGGGATGGGCGATCGAGTGGACATTTTTCGTCATCGAGATCGCTTCTGCCATTCTTTACTATTATGGCTGGAAAACGATGTCCGCGAAAAATCATATGATCCTCGGTTGGATCTACTTCGTTGCCGCCTGGCTCTCTTTGGTGGTGATCAATGGCATTCTCGCCTTTATGCTCACACCCGGCGATTGGCTCACTACCGGCGAGATGTGGGACGGGTTCTTTAATGCCACTTACTGGCCTTCCCTCTTCTTCCGCACCGGAGTCTGCATTCTGCTTGCGGGATTGTACACGCTGCTGGTTGCTTCGCGATTGACCAATGATGCATCCAAACAGAAACTGATACGCTACAACGCAACCTGGGGAGTTGTCGGACTTGCCGTCATGGCGCCCACCTTCTACTGGTATTGGAAAGCCATTCCGGCAGATCTGATCGCGACTGCCATGCAGACGATGGCAACACCGATCAGAGCTATCGAAACCTCCTACTGGCTGGCTGGTATTCTTGCCGCCATCCTGATCGTCTTTGGCATATTCCTCACGCGCTTTTATCATCTGGCCGTTGCTATCCTGGCAATGTTGATCGGACTGTTCGGGTTTGGCGAGTTTGAGTGGTTTCGCGAGTCCATTCGCAAACCCTGGGTCGTGAGCGGATATGTGTACGCACATGGCCTCGAAGTAGCCCATGCATCGGATTATCAGGCGGACGGTCTTCTTCCTCACATGGCGTATCGAACGGGGAATGATGGTCTGGACCTCTTCAATCGCGCCTGTCGGACTTGTCACACGATCGATGGCTACAAGCCGATGGCTCCAATATTCAACGGCACTGACCCGGCCTTCATCGCCTCCGTCGTCAGGGGTACAGACCTGCTCAAGGGAAACATGCCGAGCTGGATGGGTACGACAGAGGAGTCGGAGAAACTCGGTCTCTATATTCATTCGCAAATAGACCAACGCCCCATGAGCGAGCAGTATCGACTTGCGGATGTCGCGCTCGGCAGAAGAGTGTTTGACTCCCGCTGCGGGATCTGCCACCAGTTTGGCGGACCAAGCGACAAAACTGTCTCGCTGACCGGGCTCTCCGTCGATGATTACAACAATTTGCTGGACATGGCGGCCGATCTTGGAGAGGGAATGCCTCCTTTCACGGCAGATTCCACCGACCGAGCTGCCCTCATCCAGTTCTTCCAGACGATCGGGAAAGGAGAGACCAATGCAACTCCCGGACTATAA
- a CDS encoding ABC transporter ATP-binding protein produces the protein MKRLLHYLAPYKKWVVVAITMLLIGSLAQISLAFITQHAIDDYITTGIADGFGLVILLYFGVMALALVASYGETFVTMWLGQKVQYDIRMEIFRHLQRLHLGYFDRNPVGRLLTRVTNDVNVLNELFSSGVVTMIGDIFTLLFIVCALLYYNWELALITFTVLPILIGATALFRSRVRNVYRQVRTALARLNAFVQEHVTGIKIVQLFNQEERVGKKFDSINKELQTYHFRSVLYYAVFFPAVEIIGSLSLALLLYYGGFRLQDSTLTFGELVAFISLVQRFYRPIADLAEKYNILQSSMASSERIFALLDTEPAIIETSTPKHIQTFSGKIEISNVWFAYQKEDWVLKDVSFTVEPRQKVAVVGATGAGKTSLISLLYRFYDYQKGSIKVDGVELRDLPSAELRSHLALVLQDVFLFSGDYAGNIRLRDRSISDARVKEALERVGFGRFMDALPNGLATEIRERGATLSTGQKQLLSFARALAFDPKILILDEATSSVDTETERLIQRALDELMKDRTSIVIAHRLSTIEKADKIIVLHHGQVREIGGHAELMQQRGIYYKLYQMQYKKQTLGSEAQANSVR, from the coding sequence ATGAAGCGATTGCTTCACTACCTCGCTCCATATAAGAAGTGGGTGGTGGTCGCGATCACGATGTTGCTGATTGGGTCGCTGGCGCAGATCTCGCTCGCATTCATAACACAACATGCGATCGATGACTATATCACGACCGGTATTGCCGACGGTTTCGGGCTGGTCATCCTGCTTTATTTCGGCGTGATGGCGCTGGCTCTGGTCGCCAGCTACGGCGAGACCTTTGTCACGATGTGGCTGGGGCAGAAGGTGCAGTATGATATCCGTATGGAGATCTTCCGCCACCTGCAGCGGCTCCACCTGGGATATTTCGACAGAAATCCGGTCGGACGATTGTTGACCCGCGTCACCAATGATGTCAATGTCCTGAACGAATTGTTCTCTTCGGGCGTGGTGACGATGATCGGCGATATCTTTACGCTGCTCTTTATTGTTTGCGCCCTGCTTTATTACAACTGGGAATTGGCGCTGATCACCTTTACGGTGCTACCGATCCTGATAGGCGCGACAGCGCTCTTCCGTTCACGGGTGCGGAATGTCTATCGCCAGGTGCGCACTGCACTCGCCCGATTGAACGCATTCGTGCAGGAGCATGTCACCGGCATCAAAATTGTCCAGTTGTTCAACCAGGAAGAACGGGTCGGGAAGAAGTTCGATTCGATCAACAAGGAACTTCAGACATACCATTTCCGGTCCGTGCTTTATTATGCGGTTTTCTTCCCGGCGGTAGAAATAATCGGTTCGCTGTCTCTTGCACTCTTGCTTTACTATGGCGGATTCCGCCTGCAGGACAGCACACTGACATTCGGTGAGCTGGTTGCGTTCATTTCGCTGGTACAGCGATTCTACCGCCCTATCGCGGACCTTGCGGAAAAGTACAACATCCTGCAATCCTCCATGGCGTCTTCGGAGCGGATATTCGCCCTCTTGGATACCGAACCGGCGATCATCGAGACATCGACGCCGAAGCATATCCAGACATTCAGTGGGAAGATAGAAATATCCAATGTCTGGTTTGCCTACCAGAAAGAGGATTGGGTTCTCAAGGATGTTAGTTTCACCGTCGAGCCGCGACAGAAGGTGGCAGTCGTGGGCGCGACCGGCGCAGGGAAGACCTCGCTCATCTCGCTCTTGTATCGGTTCTACGATTACCAGAAGGGGTCGATCAAGGTCGATGGAGTGGAGTTGCGTGATCTTCCCAGCGCGGAATTGCGCAGCCACCTGGCGCTCGTGTTGCAGGATGTCTTCCTGTTCAGCGGGGATTACGCCGGGAATATCCGTTTGCGCGACCGGAGCATTTCGGATGCGCGGGTAAAAGAGGCATTGGAGCGGGTCGGGTTTGGCCGCTTCATGGATGCACTGCCGAACGGACTTGCAACTGAGATTCGGGAGCGTGGCGCGACCCTGTCCACCGGACAAAAGCAGTTGCTGTCGTTCGCAAGAGCACTGGCTTTTGATCCGAAGATTTTGATTCTTGACGAAGCGACCAGTTCGGTGGATACTGAAACGGAACGATTGATCCAGCGGGCACTGGATGAATTAATGAAGGATAGAACCTCGATCGTGATAGCGCACCGTCTCTCGACTATCGAGAAGGCGGATAAGATAATCGTCCTGCACCATGGACAGGTCCGCGAGATAGGCGGACATGCGGAACTGATGCAACAGCGCGGCATCTATTATAAGCTATATCAGATGCAGTACAAAAAGCAGACCCTGGGGTCCGAGGCACAGGCAAATAGTGTCAGATAA
- a CDS encoding type III pantothenate kinase, translated as MLLAIDIGNTNTVVGVYKGRTLKDHFRVASNRTLTTDEAGFFCTGLLERMKVANEEIDKVVIASVVPHLTPVFETMARKYFGCVPVVVSSHIQLSIKIEIDHPEQVGADRIANAVAGFSKFGGPVIIVDFGTATTFDVVNESGAYIGGVIIPGPETSMAELARRAARLFEVRIEPPNTVVGKSTAGALKSGLFYGTVGQVDFIIDKIIEETGFERATILATGGLASNMEKFSRHIRMVDPTLTLEGLRLIGDLN; from the coding sequence ATGCTCCTGGCAATTGATATTGGCAATACCAACACGGTCGTGGGGGTCTATAAAGGACGTACCCTGAAAGACCATTTCCGGGTCGCGTCAAATCGCACCCTGACCACCGATGAAGCAGGTTTTTTCTGTACCGGTCTTTTGGAACGGATGAAAGTCGCCAATGAGGAGATCGATAAGGTAGTGATCGCTTCGGTCGTTCCACATTTGACGCCGGTTTTTGAGACGATGGCCAGGAAGTATTTCGGCTGTGTGCCGGTGGTGGTATCCTCACATATTCAGCTTTCCATCAAGATCGAAATAGACCATCCGGAGCAAGTAGGCGCCGACCGGATAGCGAATGCCGTTGCCGGGTTCTCCAAATTCGGTGGCCCGGTGATCATTGTCGATTTCGGGACAGCGACAACATTTGATGTCGTGAATGAATCCGGCGCGTATATCGGGGGAGTGATCATTCCGGGGCCGGAGACCTCGATGGCGGAGTTGGCCCGGCGCGCGGCGCGTCTGTTTGAAGTACGGATCGAGCCGCCGAATACTGTTGTCGGCAAGTCAACTGCCGGAGCACTCAAGTCCGGCCTGTTTTACGGAACGGTCGGGCAGGTTGATTTCATTATCGACAAGATAATCGAAGAGACCGGTTTCGAGCGGGCGACTATTCTGGCAACCGGCGGGTTGGCCAGCAATATGGAGAAATTCTCCCGACATATCCGGATGGTCGACCCGACCTTGACCCTTGAGGGGCTTCGCCTGATCGGCGACCTGAATTAA
- the glmM gene encoding phosphoglucosamine mutase — translation MNSNNLVRSTSGVRGIIGATDGLEPMLIAQYAMAFGTLMGKGKIVLGRDSRVSGDMVSHAVISGLIATGLDVVDIGIVPTPTVEIAVTGLKAAGGICVTASHNPSDWNALKFFNKQGEFITPAQYVELNRIFESKQFALKSYSKLGKVSHQSTWIDKHIAAVLALKTVNKPGIKKRKFKVVVDAINGAGSEALPRLLEKLGVKVIRINCKGDGDFVHMPEPIPKHLTELAKKVKATKADLGMACDPDADRLVLVDENGKAINEELTLTIAVQQVLRSKKGKVVLNLSTSKTTEMVARKFGAEVFYSKVGEANVVEMMHQVKSLIGGEGNGGVIYPACHAGRDASVGAALVLSCLVEEKCSLSALVETFPPYYIIKSKAQLPGDFSTRLQRFEAEAEKLLGPTTVDRRDGLRFDFDRGWVQLRTSNTEPIYRLIVETSDRKLSESLTEQVVAFFK, via the coding sequence ATGAATTCGAACAATCTGGTCAGGTCGACCTCCGGGGTACGCGGGATAATCGGGGCAACGGATGGTCTGGAGCCAATGCTGATCGCGCAGTACGCGATGGCGTTTGGCACTTTGATGGGGAAGGGAAAGATCGTGTTGGGACGCGACAGTCGCGTGTCCGGCGACATGGTTTCGCATGCGGTGATATCCGGTCTGATCGCCACCGGGCTTGATGTGGTCGATATTGGGATCGTCCCGACGCCAACGGTTGAGATAGCGGTCACGGGATTGAAAGCGGCAGGCGGTATCTGCGTGACGGCATCGCACAATCCTTCCGACTGGAACGCACTCAAGTTTTTTAATAAGCAGGGTGAGTTCATCACTCCGGCGCAGTATGTCGAGCTGAATCGCATATTTGAGTCGAAGCAATTCGCGCTCAAGTCATATAGCAAATTGGGTAAAGTGTCGCACCAATCGACCTGGATCGACAAACATATCGCGGCCGTGCTGGCGCTGAAGACTGTCAACAAGCCGGGGATCAAAAAGCGGAAATTCAAAGTGGTGGTTGATGCCATCAATGGCGCCGGTTCCGAAGCACTCCCGCGACTGCTCGAAAAACTGGGCGTCAAAGTGATCCGGATCAACTGCAAAGGGGATGGAGATTTTGTCCATATGCCGGAGCCGATCCCGAAACATCTGACCGAACTGGCGAAGAAGGTCAAAGCTACCAAGGCTGATCTTGGAATGGCCTGCGACCCGGATGCCGACCGGCTGGTGCTGGTGGACGAAAATGGCAAGGCAATCAATGAAGAGCTGACGCTCACGATCGCGGTCCAGCAGGTACTTCGCTCGAAAAAGGGGAAGGTCGTCCTTAACCTGTCGACCTCAAAGACGACCGAGATGGTTGCTCGTAAGTTCGGCGCCGAGGTCTTTTACTCTAAGGTCGGCGAGGCGAATGTCGTAGAAATGATGCATCAGGTGAAGTCACTGATCGGCGGCGAAGGGAATGGCGGGGTGATCTATCCGGCCTGCCATGCCGGGCGGGATGCCTCAGTGGGCGCGGCCCTGGTATTGAGCTGTCTGGTGGAAGAAAAGTGCAGTCTGAGTGCTCTTGTGGAAACTTTCCCGCCGTATTATATTATAAAATCAAAAGCTCAACTTCCGGGCGATTTCTCGACCAGACTACAGCGATTTGAAGCGGAAGCAGAGAAGCTGCTGGGGCCGACGACGGTGGACCGTCGCGATGGTCTCCGGTTTGATTTCGACCGAGGATGGGTCCAATTGCGGACCTCAAACACTGAGCCGATTTACCGATTAATAGTGGAGACCAGCGACCGGAAGCTCAGCGAGTCGCTCACCGAGCAGGTAGTCGCGTTCTTCAAGTAA
- a CDS encoding GNAT family N-acetyltransferase, translating to MEPEIRRLTIADYDEIVRVWSDAGLPYKPGGRERKDMLAKEMTRPYCAFLGLEIDGRLLGVIIANWDGRRGWLNRLAIDPDHRGKRYAGLLIEAAEQFLESQGAIVLAGLIDEENLPSMAAFARAGYSCVTEIRLWRKRKSPDA from the coding sequence ATGGAGCCTGAGATCCGTCGGCTGACAATCGCCGACTATGATGAGATCGTGCGGGTTTGGTCCGATGCTGGCCTTCCCTACAAACCGGGCGGGCGCGAGCGAAAAGACATGCTGGCAAAAGAAATGACGCGCCCCTACTGCGCGTTTCTTGGCCTTGAGATCGACGGCCGTCTGCTTGGGGTGATCATCGCGAACTGGGATGGTCGCCGCGGCTGGCTGAACCGCCTGGCGATAGACCCGGATCACCGCGGTAAACGCTACGCTGGATTGTTGATCGAGGCCGCCGAGCAGTTCCTCGAAAGCCAGGGGGCGATCGTCCTGGCCGGTCTGATCGACGAAGAGAATCTTCCTTCAATGGCCGCCTTTGCTCGGGCCGGCTACTCCTGCGTGACGGAGATCCGCCTCTGGCGAAAACGAAAAAGTCCTGATGCGTGA